From Pseudarthrobacter equi, a single genomic window includes:
- a CDS encoding ABC transporter permease — MALARHNLGTVVSFEFVRTIKKKGFAIATLAIPVILIVVFALVFASNASTKDSAEAQKDARFAFTYSDASGIIMSPGAKVAGGTYTDNPAAAIEAVRNGTNEAYFQYPADPTKEPVKIYGADVGMFENGKYEAVAKQLLEASAEYQVGSPRLTAALTETVKFDAETFKDGKVAAGIGGVIPPLLFLVVFYISMILLSNQMLNSTLEEKENRVTEMILTTLNPTTLITGKIISLFAVGLVQILVFLAPVGLAYLFFRDSLALPDMDLSALVFEPGPMITGALLLLGGFTVFTGVLVAIGAVMPTAKEAGTIFGPLMAMMFIPFYTFSLVISNPEALIVQIFTYFPLTAPVTALLRNGFGTLSPLEAGIVIAELFIVGILILRLAVHLFRYGSIGYGKKLSIAGTFRRNEIAAK, encoded by the coding sequence ATGGCACTGGCACGGCACAACCTCGGCACCGTCGTCTCGTTCGAATTCGTCCGCACCATCAAGAAGAAGGGCTTCGCCATTGCGACCCTGGCGATCCCGGTCATCCTGATCGTGGTCTTCGCCCTGGTGTTCGCGTCCAACGCCAGCACGAAGGACAGTGCGGAGGCCCAGAAGGACGCCCGGTTCGCCTTCACGTACAGCGACGCCTCGGGCATCATCATGTCCCCCGGCGCCAAGGTCGCCGGCGGAACCTACACCGACAACCCGGCCGCCGCCATCGAGGCCGTCCGGAACGGGACCAACGAGGCGTACTTCCAATACCCGGCGGACCCGACTAAGGAGCCGGTGAAGATCTACGGGGCCGACGTGGGCATGTTCGAGAACGGCAAGTATGAGGCGGTGGCCAAGCAGCTGCTGGAGGCCTCGGCCGAATACCAGGTCGGCTCACCGAGGCTGACGGCGGCCCTGACGGAGACCGTGAAGTTCGACGCCGAAACCTTCAAGGACGGGAAGGTCGCCGCCGGCATCGGCGGGGTCATCCCGCCGCTGCTGTTCCTGGTGGTCTTCTACATTTCGATGATTCTGCTCTCCAACCAGATGCTGAACTCCACCCTGGAGGAGAAGGAAAACCGGGTCACCGAGATGATCCTGACGACCCTGAACCCCACCACCCTGATCACGGGGAAGATCATTTCCCTGTTCGCCGTCGGGCTCGTCCAGATCCTGGTGTTCCTCGCCCCAGTCGGGCTCGCGTACCTGTTCTTCCGCGACTCCCTGGCCCTGCCGGACATGGACCTGTCCGCCCTGGTCTTCGAACCGGGCCCGATGATCACCGGGGCGCTGCTCCTGCTCGGCGGGTTCACCGTGTTCACCGGCGTCCTCGTCGCCATCGGGGCGGTCATGCCCACCGCCAAGGAAGCAGGCACCATCTTCGGCCCGCTGATGGCAATGATGTTCATCCCCTTCTACACATTCAGCCTGGTCATCTCCAACCCCGAAGCCCTCATCGTGCAGATCTTCACCTACTTCCCGCTGACCGCCCCGGTCACCGCCCTGCTCCGCAACGGCTTCGGCACCCTGAGCCCGCTTGAGGCCGGGATCGTCATCGCCGAACTCTTCATCGTCGGCATCCTCATCCTGCGCCTGGCCGTCCACCTGTTCCGCTACGGGTCCATCGGCTACGGCAAGAAGCTCTCCATCGCCGGGACCTTCCGCCGCAACGAAATCGCCGCCAAATGA
- a CDS encoding DUF6896 domain-containing protein, with protein sequence MSDPAAIIDSFVRLTSRCLDALLTVYGGNERPTVWTGLWLVPRDGSDPVRSGVLEGVGSFHLHGIGCRFELDTGEDVDVDWDWDGRAVFNSWRLLMYAHSTGDETVTEQGLRAAAHQAPSVVTLEEDKFTFSHRRYDVTRPES encoded by the coding sequence ATGAGCGACCCGGCAGCGATCATCGACTCGTTCGTCCGGCTGACGTCCCGGTGCCTGGATGCCCTGCTCACGGTGTACGGAGGAAACGAAAGGCCGACGGTGTGGACCGGCCTGTGGCTCGTGCCACGGGATGGAAGTGACCCGGTCAGGTCCGGCGTCCTTGAGGGGGTGGGTTCCTTCCATCTGCACGGCATCGGGTGCCGTTTCGAACTGGACACCGGCGAAGACGTGGACGTCGACTGGGACTGGGACGGGCGGGCCGTGTTTAATTCGTGGCGGCTCCTGATGTACGCCCACTCGACGGGGGACGAGACCGTCACCGAGCAGGGGCTGAGGGCTGCAGCGCACCAGGCACCGTCAGTGGTCACCTTGGAAGAGGACAAGTTCACCTTCTCGCACCGCCGGTACGACGTCACGAGGCCGGAATCATGA